GTTTTCCATGTGCTTTTCCGCGTAGCGGAGGTCCTTGGAAAACTTTTTGTAGAAGCCGCCCAGCGCGTCTGTCCACTTCTCCTTGCCTTCTTCTATCTCGTCGAGCTCTTCTTCCAGCCGCGCCGTGTAAGCGGGATCAAAAATTTCTTCAAAGTTCTTGACCAGCAGATCGGTCACGACCAGTCCCGTTTCCGTGGGTATGAACTTGCCGCCAATCTTTTGCACGTACTGGCGCTCCTGTATGGTCGAAAGGATCGTCGAATAGGTCGAAGGCCGTCCGATGCCGCGCTCTTCCAATTCCTTCACCAGTGACGCTTCGTTGAATCGCGGCGGTGGTTCAGTGAAATGCTGTTCCGGCTTCAGCTCGCGCAGCGTAAGCTTCTGGCCCACTTCCAGCGCAGGCAGCTTGTGCTTGAGCGCCTCATCTTCTTCGTCCTTCGCGTCCTTAGATTCCTCATAAACTTTCAGGAAGCCTTCAAACTTGAGCACCGATCCGGTTACGCGGAAGGTGAACGATTCGCTTGTGGCCTTGGCTTCGATATCGATGCTGGTCTGGTCGAAAACCGCAGGCGTCATCTGCGACGCAACAAAGCGCTGCCAGATCAATTTGTAAACTTTGTACTCATCTTCCTGGAGATACTTTTTGATCTCGTCTGGATGCCGCGCTACTGATGATGGCCGTATCGCTTCATGGGCTTCCTGTGCCGCTTTCCGTGATTTGTAAACGTTGGGCTGCTCCGGCAGGAAATCTTTGCCGTAGGTTCCATTGATCATTTCCCGAACTTCAGTCAGCGCGTCGGGTGAAACCTGCACTGAGTCGGTACGCATATAAGTAATGAGACCGACGGAGCCTTCGTCACTGCCCAGATCAATGCCTTCATAGAGGCGTTGGGCAATCATCATGACGCGCTTTACGCTGAAGCGCAGCTTGCGCGAGCCATCCTGTTGCAGCTTGCTGGTGGTAAACGGAGGCGCGGGGCTGCGGCGGCGTTCTTTCTTCTCAATGTTGCGTACAGACCATTGCGCCTGTTCCAGAGCGCCGGTAATCTTCTTGGATTCCTCCTCGTTGGGGACTTCGGTTTTTTCGTCGCCACGGCCCACAAAGCGCGCGTCGAAGGCTGGCGGCTTTCCGCCGAAAAGGTGCGCGTCAATGGTCCAGTATTCTTTTTTCTCGAACGCTTTGACCTCGCGCTCACGCTCCACAATCAGGCGCAGCGCCACCGTCTGCACACGTCCGGCGGAAAGGCCGCGACGGACTTTGTCCCACAGCAGCGGCGAGACCTGGTAACCCACAATGCGGTCCAGCACGCGGCGTGTCTGCTGCGCGTCCACCAGATTGCGATCTATATCGCGCGGGTGCTTGAATGCCTCCTGCACCGCTTTCTTGGTGATCTCATTAAAGGTCACGCGATGGAACTCAATGCCGCCTTTTTTCTTTTTCTTGCCGGAACCGTTTTCGCCCAGCTCTTCTTCCAGATGCGCGGCAATGGCTTCGCCTTCGCGGTCCGGGTCAGGCGCCAGATAGACGGCGAGCGCGCCTTTGGCCAGCTTCTTCAGCTTGGCCACAACTTTTTCTTTTCCTGGGATCACCACGTACTCGGTGGAGAACTCATCACTCTCCAGGTCCACGCCGAGCTGGCTCTTGGGCAGATCTTTGATGTGACCCAGAGAGGCCTCGACTTCGTAGTCCTTGCCCAGGTACTTATTGATGGTCTTCGCCTTGGTGGGCGATTCGACGATTACGAGTGATTTTGGCAACGTTACTCTTTTCCCTGTAATTCAAGTTGAAGCTACCACGGAACTGCTCGTGGGGACAAATTTCTGACGGGCCAGAGGTACTTGGTATTTGGTACTTAGCCGTGCGCTGCAAGCGCTTTTGCCTGCATCTGGTTTTCGACGCTGGTCAGCAGAGCTGACAACATTTTGCGAACTCTGATCAACTCTTTCGAGTTCCGCTCATAGAACTCGCTCGTTACAAATCCGAAATCCCGGCAAAGCAGCAAATGGTAATCAAGTTCACTCGCAGAGCCCATTGCAATTCGAATGAAGCGAGCAAACTCAGGGCTGGTTCTGCGCCCACAACCTTCAGCCAAATTTGCGCCAATAGAAATTGCAGCGCGCCGCAATTGCGATGTAAGACCGAACATTTCATCTTTCGGGAACTTCTTGCTGACAGTGTAGAGCTCAAGCGTTAACTTATGTGAGATTTTCCAGACTTCAAGGTCCCGATAATTCCGCATTGCAGCCCTCCGGCCAAGTACCGAATACCAAGTACCAAATACCCCATCTCCTAGCTCTAAAATGCTTTAACGTAGTTCTTTCCCGCCATCTGCTTCACCTTGCCGCTCAGTTCCAGCTCGAACAGCGCGGTAAAAACCTCCGACGAAGAAATTTGGCCCTCCAGTTTTTCCATGATTGCGTCGATGTGCGTTGATTCGTCCTGGCGCAGGATTGACAGCAGCTTCTTTTCCGCCGGACTTAATTCATTACCGAACAGGCTGCTGGTGGGCTCCTCCTCTGATGCTTGCGGCGCCCATTCGGATTCAAGCTGGCGTTTTACCTCGGCCGGCAATTCCTCCCAGATGTCCTCCCATGTTGCAGTTAGCTTGGCTCCCTGCTTGATCAGCGTATTTGGCCCCCAGGAATTGCGGGAGATCACGTTGCCCGGCACGGCAAAGATTTCACGGCTCTGCTCCAGAGCGCATCGAGCGGTGATGCGCGTGCCGCTGTACTCTCCGGCTTCGACGACCAGTACACCTAGAGCCAAGCCGCTGATGATGCGGTTGCGGATAGGAAAATTCTGCGGCGCGGCGAACGATTCGAGAGGGAACTCGCTCACCAACGCGCCACCGCATTCAAGAATGCTGTCGGCGATTTTCTTGTTTTCGCGCGGATAGATCACGTCCACGCCAGTGCCGAAAACGGCGACGGTTTTCCCTTTGCCTTTGATGGCCCCGCGATGTCCAGCGGTGTCAACGCCACGCGCCATGCCGCTGAAGATTGCCAGGCCACGCGAAGCGAGATCGCAGCTCAGGCGCTCGGCCATTCCTATTCCGTAGGGCGTAGGGTGGCGCGTGCCCACGATCGCTATTCCCGGACGTGAAAGCACCTCAATATTTCCACGTACATAAAGGACCAGCGGTGGATCATAAATTTCACTCAGGCGCGCAGGCCAGCCTTCATCATTACGGCAGACAACCTGAATACCCGCGGCTGCGGCTTTCGCAAGCTCGTCATTCGCCAGTTCCAGCGATTTTCCCAGCGCGATGTGCTGCGCGGAGTGCGCCTGCAGGTTCTCTGCTTCCAGTTCGGTGAGCGAAGCGTGAAAAACATCCTGAATGGTGGAAAAACGTTCTACCAGCTTGCGCCCACGAGTGGGGCCAATGCCCGGCGTAAGGGAAAGCGCCAGCCAGTAAATTGAATTTGAAGTAACTGCTCTTGCGGTGGACATCGCGACCTTGCGCCTTCCCAGATGGGAACTTTGGCGGACTGTACACGGGAAAGGAAACACCTGTCAAATAACCAGCGTCCTCACTCAGGACGTCCGTGCCGGATTCCGCCTCCCGGTTTTCGACGTTTGCACTCGATATCCAGCGTCCAATCAATGAAGACAAGCGCCTTGTACAGGGTTGCGCCATTGATTTTTTGCGGTCGGGCTTTGAATACCGCTCGGGGACCTATATTGACGGCAAAGCGTCTTTCGCAATCCGGTTTGCATTTATAGCCTGCAAGGCTCGATTGTGCATTGTCGAAAGCCTTGTCTATGGCTTCTCTTTCAGCAGTATCAATGGCCGCATCAAAGTTTGCCTTGTTGAGAGTTTTTGCCTCGCTGAATGTCATTCCGTTGTCGATTTTGGGATGACTTGATTCACATTCCAGCTTCATAGCTCGTCCTTTCTTGGCGCGAAGGAGTATAGCAAGGCGCAAAGCAGGTAATGGCAAGGGCAGATACAAACGATGCTTGCTAGAATGATTCCATGCATCTCCGCATCTCTGCCATCAGCTTCTTGAACACCGCTCCGCTCATGTGGGACTTTGAGAACGGCGAGACTGCGGATCGATTGCGCCAGCATTTTGAAATCAGCTACACGATCCCGTCGCGTTGCGCAGAGCAATTAAAGGAAGGCTCGGCGGATATCGGCATTATCCCGGTGGCGGCTTACACGGTGATTCCTGACCTCGTGATTGTGCCTGACGTGGCGATTGCCGCCAAGAATAAGGTGCGGTCAATCCTGCTGGTAAGCAAAGTTGCAATCAATAAAATCCGCAGCGTGGCTACGGACGATTCGTCTCGCACCTCAGCGGCGCTGGTGGAGATCTACCTTAGGAAATTCGTCGGCCTTGATCCGGGATTCAGTCGGCAGAAGCCGTCACTCAAAGAGATGCTGCAATGGCATGATGCCGCGCTGCTGATTGGCGATTCTGCGCTCCAGGCACGGACGGATGGCTATTTTGTTTATGACCTGGCCGAGGAGTGGAAGCGCTGGACGGGACGTCCGTTTGTATTCGCGTTCTGGGCGGTGCGCAAGGCAGCTCTTGAAGGCCGCGCCGGGGAACCAAATATTGCGCAGGTGTTTCAGCAGTCGCGAGACAATGGGCTGAAACACATTCCGGAGGTTGCCGCCGAGTGGGCCCCCAAGCTGAGTCTCTCTCCCAAGCTGATTGCAGAGTACCTGACGGAAAACGTTGATTACAGTCTCGATCCAGAGAACCTTGAAGGCCTTCGGCTGTTCTATAAGTATGGGGTGGAATGCGGCGTTTTCAGCCAGGTCCCCGAACTGGCTTTCCTTGGGCAGCGCGTTGCGGATCCTGCTGTCCGTATCTAAATCACAGGTTACGGGAAGATGCTTTCCATCAAGATCTTGTCTTTGCGGGGGCTAAAGCCCAGTCCATTTTGGAGTATTTAGGGCGCGACTGAAAGTCGCTCTCTGACACTTGTAACGCCGAAGAAAAACCTTTTCTGCAACGCTTAAAGAGCGGAGCGACACAAACACAAGGACTTTACACGCTTTACAACTCTCAATCGGAACTCCACCCCGAATTTGGCATCCAATGATCTGTGCCGTTTATTGTTCTGCTTTCTTTAGGGTCGTGGCTCGAGCGTTTGGGTGGTCTTGGACTGATCCTGCTGGGCCTTGCCGATAATTCAGTTGTGCCCATGCCCGGAAGCATGGATGCGCTCACCATTTTGCTTTCCGCCCACCAGAGAAGCTGGTGGCCTTATTACGCCGTAATGGCGACGATTGGCGGGATTGTGGGCGCTTACGTGACCTATGGGCTGGGCTTTAAAGCCGGCGAGCACGCTCTGGAGGATAAGCTTCCCCAGAAGAAAGCTGAGAGAATTCACAGGATTTTTAAAAAGTACGGCTTTTGGAGCCTTTTCGTCCCGGCATTGCTGCCGCCTCCAGTGCCTTACTCGCCGTTTCTGATTGTGGCAGGCGCGCTGAAATATCCCAAGCGGTACTTCCTGGTAGCCGTGGGACTGGCGCGCGCCATCCGCTACGGCCTACTGGCATGGCTGGGATCAATGTACAGCAAACAAATCTTCGGCTTTTTCCATCATTACTACCGTCCCATGCTGTGGACGGTCATTGCGCTGAGCGTGATCGGCGGACTCGCCGCGCTTTACTGGACATGGAAACGCAAACGCCAGGGCAAGCCAGTGATCCCGGACGCAAAAGGGCCGAGAACACGGGCGGCGTGACGACTGCGCACTATTCGTTGCGGTGCAACTCTTCCGTCTTGCGGTTGAAAAATGTTTTGTCGTCAGCGTGCTCCGCCACGAACTTCTGCAGTTCCTGCGTACCGGCCGTGATCACCACATCCTGATTTTTACCTTCACCCAGAAGCTTGTTGGGCAGCTTCACGGTGCCTGCCTGCACGGCCCTTCGAAACTCCTCATCATCGGCCCAATCAAGTTGAAGGGTCTTCTCTTTCCTGACGACCTTCAGTATCCAGTGCGCTCGCAGCACATGTGCGCCTACCTTCCCATCAGACGCTCCGTTTTTGAATTCCAGATAAGCTGCTTCTCCTATCTTTACGAGGGCAGGTTGAATGGTTGGGCCGCTTTTGCCGGATTTGACCTGAAGAGAGTAGGTGGTGGATTGGGGCTCAAAGCTCTGCTCAACCACATCCAGAAACAAGTGTTCATTCAGCTTGACCAACGCGGCGTGGTAAACGGTCTTCTTGAAGACGTTCAGGTCTTTGATCTTGTCAGTCATCACCAGAAGGTAGCTTTTCTTCCCATCCTTTTCCCGAGCCAGGATTTCCAGTCCACCTTCCGCTCCGTTATCCGGGCCGACCCACGAACCAAGCAGTGACTCGTCAAATGCAAGGTCTTTGTCCGTGTACAGGGGATTCAGTGAATCGACTGGCACACAGCCGGTGAGCAGGAGCAGACCTGCAAGGAGCGGCAGGAATTTTTTCATGGGAAGGCCTCCGAAGCGAGCTTTACCGCATATAGCTTGATTCACGATTTTTCGCGGGATGAGACTTGGCAATCAAATCAGCAAGACGGCAAAATGGCAACCAAAATCGCCCAATTTGGGCGATTCCGGTAAAATGGAAGGGCACAATGTCCCTGACCAAACAACAAGCACTGGACCTTTTCCGCTCAGACGATCTGATCGGCCTGGGCATGGAAGCCGATTCGCTTCGCCGCAAGCTGCATCCTGAAGGCGTGGCCACCTACATCATCGATCGGAACATTAACTACACGAATTTCTGCACGGAATACTGCACCTTCTGCGCCTTTTACGCCCCGGTGAAAGGCCCCGGACGCGCCAAGGGCTACGTGCTGGAGATGGAAACGATCTATGACAAAATCCGCGAGACCGTGGAGCTGGGCGGCACGGGCGTACTGATGCAGGGCGGGCTGCATCCGGACTTGAAGATTGAGTGGTATGAGGAGATGCTGCGCGGCATCAAGCAGCGCTTTCCTCAGATTCACCTGCATTGCTTTTCCGCGTCAGAGATCATTCACTTTGCCGATGTAAGCGGCCTCTCGATTGAAGAGACAATCATTCGCCTGCGCGCGGCGGGGCTGGATTCCATCCCCGGCGGCGGCGCGGAAATTCTGGACGACGAAGTTCGCTACAAAATTGCCCGCCTGAAATGCCTGACCGACGACTGGCTTAACGTCCACCGCACGGCCCACAAGCTGGGCATGCGCACCACGGCAACCATGATGTTTGGCGTGGGCGAAACTTTTGAGCATCGCATCAATCACTTCCAGCGAGTGTATGAATTGCAGGAAGAGACCGGCGGCTTTACCGCGTTTATCCCGTGGAGCTTTCAGCCGGGCAACACCGCACTGGGCGGCCGCCACTGGGAAGAAGCCACGGCAGTTGAATACCTGAAAGTGCTGGCCATCGCTCGACTTTATCTTTCGAACTTCAAGAACGTGCAATCAAGCTGGGTGACGCAAGGGCTGAAAGTCTGCCAGCTTGGCTTGCGCTTTGGCGGCAATGATGTTGGCTCCGTGATGCTCGAAGAAAACGTCGTGCGCTCTGCCGGCGTGACCAACTGCACCACAGAAGAAGAGCTGCGGAGAATGATTCGCGATGCGGGTTTTGTGCCGAAGAGAAGAGATACGTTGTATCGGCAGTTGTTCTTGAATTAGGCAAGCCTAGCCGCGAATTTACGCGAATGATCGCGAATTTCAATTTAGCAAAAGCGGTTTCCTGCGTTGTCTTAGAATTTACCTTTTGTCTCCAGATCAAACTTATTTTGAGCGGGTTGAGCCACTCTATTTCTCGCTCGGCAGGTTTAGAAGGTAATAGGATTACTAAATGTGGATGTCCGTGTTCCCTTCTATTGCAAACATGACATTGAGCAACGTACGCAGAGTTTGGCCACAACTCTCGGAAGGCAGAGAACACAAGAGTGATCGGACTCGGCAATCTGGATGTCGCGTCGCTGTTGTTTGAGAGATGCTATAGGCGCATCGCCGATCTTATTCCCGCTTTACAGTCCTTTGTGTAGAGCGATTGAAACAGCACGCTTGTGCTGCGGGTCCCTAATGCGTCGCCCCGTTAGCTTTAAATTATGCCCAGTTCGATGTCGTAAAGGGTTCAATCGTCCGGCGTGCAGCCCCATCCTTTGCGGAGAGTGCGCTTTTTCTGGCGCAGCGAAGCAAGGAAGGGAAGGCGGCAGTTCTCCGATTAACCCGCCGCAATTCTCTCTAACCTCTCCAGCGTATCGGGATACCTGCTCACCAGCAGCAAAAGCGTAGCGGCTTGTGGGTTAGGCTTGGCTCGCCCTTGCTCCCATTTTTCCAGGGTCCGCTCGTTGATGTGCAGCTTCCGCGCAAATACCGGACGGGAAAAATTCAAGCGCTCGCGCGTCTGGCGGATCGTTCGCCCGTTGACTCGCGGCAGGCGCGCCGGCTTTACTTTGTAACTCCGCAAGGTGATCTTTCCTGCGCGCTGTTCTTGCATCGCGGCAACACCTTCCATCAACTCATCAAAAATCTTGCGTTTTGCCATATTCCATTACCTCCTGATTTTGCGGCTCCGCTTCTCCTCGCGCTGCTTTAGTTCTGCTGCTATCGCTGTATGGAGTGCCTTCTTCTCTTTCGGAGTAAGATCGTCTGCCTCATCTTTCCCATATACAGTCATCAGCCAGATTTGCTGTTCCGCGGAAAAGTAGTAGTAGATGACCCTCAGTCCGCCTCGTCGCCCTTTTCCCCTGCGCGGGTCTGCCCACCGCAGCTTGCGAAAACCGCCAGTGCCCGCCATCACATCGCCCAATTCAGGATTGAGAGCGAGCAAGTGTTGCAAGCCGCGGTACCCCTCATCGCTGAGGTACTCCCGCAGAAAACGCGTGAATGCCGGCGCTTCAAAGAATTCCATAAGGGTACGCTATTGGCGTACAAAATGTATTATATACGCTATTGGCGTACCAAGGAAAGAGATTAGGCTCTAGGACTCTGATTGGCTACGCCGCTCCGCCACGTGCAAAAGTGCGGCAAAAGTGATTGTTGGAGTTGCGATACAATAAAGGATTCTTAGTTCCCCCTTTGTGGAGTGTATACGTTGAATTTGTGCGCCGGTTTGGTGATGTTCCTCCTTGTCAATTCGCAGAGGGGAATTGTCCATTATTTCAAAAGCCAGTTCATGGACCGGACTTTCAAGGGTCTCTACTCCCCAAACGGCTTTGATCTGGCGCTGCTCATTCCCTACTTCATTGTGATGGTGATTCTGGCTGGTTACGGCATGCACCGTTACGCGCTGGTGTACATGTATTACCGCAACCGCAAGAACCGGACGACCGAGCCGGCGGCAAAGTTCGCGGAGCTTCCGCGCGTGACCATCCAGCTGCCGATTTACAACGAGCAGTTTGTGGTGGACCGACTGGTGGAAGCAATCTGCAGGCTCGACTATCCCAAAGACAAGCTCGATATTCAGGTGCTGGACGATTCCACGGACGAAACGGTAAAAGTGGCGCAGGCTGTGGTGGACCGCTACGCCGCGCTAGGCCACCCGATTACTTATATTCACCGCACGAACCGCGAAGGCTTTAAGGCCGGCGCGCTGCAAAACGGACTGCTGACCGCCAAGGGCGAGCTGGTGGCCATCTTCGACGCTGACTTTGTTCCTCCGGAAGACTGGCTGATGCGCGTGGTGCACCACTTTACCGATCCGAAGATCGGCATGGTGCAGACGCGCTGGACACACCTGAACCGCAATTATTCTTTCCTGACCGAGGTCGAGGCCATTTTGCTGGACGGGCATTTTGTGCTGGAGCACGGTGGACGGTCGCGCAGCCATGTGTTTTTCAACTTCAACGGCACGGCAGGCATGTGGCGAAGGCAGGCCATCGCGGACGCGGGCGGCTGGGAACATGACACGCTGACTGAAGATACTGACCTTTCCTATCGGTCACAGCTGGCGGGTTGGAAGTTTAAATATTTGCAGGATGTGGAATGCCCGGCGGAGCTGCCGATTGAGATGACGGCATTTAAAACCCAGCAGGCACGCTGGGCCAAAGGCTTGATCCAGACAGGCAAGAAAATTTTGCCCAAGGTATTTAAGAGCAAAGCTCCGTTCCGCGTGAAGGTGGAAGCGTTTTATCACCTGAGCGCGAACCTGAGCTATCCGCTGATGATTGTGCTTTCCACGCTGCTCATGCCGGCCATGATTATCCGGTCGTTTGGCGGCTGGTTCCAGATGCTGGTGATCGATCTGCCGCTCTTCATGGCGTCCACGTTTTCCATTTCCAGCTTTTATCTGGTCTCGCAAAAAGAACTTTTTCCGCGACGCTGGCCGCGAACTTTTTTATTTCTTCCGTTCCTCATGGCGCTGGGAATCGGACTAACGTTGACGAACACCCGCGCGGTGATTGAGGCGCTACTGGGCATCAAGTCATCGTTCAAGCGCACGCCCAAGTATGCAGTGCAATCAAAGGCGGATAAAGCCCAGGGACAGAAATATCGGCGGCGATTGGGCATCGTTCCGTGGCTGGAGCTGCTGGTGGGAACGTATTTTATTCTTATGTGCGCGTACGCTTTTACCAGCGGAAATTATTGGACGATCCCATTCCTGCTGCTTTTTGTGTTGGGATACTGGTACACGGGATTAATGTCATTGCTGCAAGGGCGGTTTGAACGCCGCAGCAGGGCATCTCAAGAGCCGCATACTAAGCCTTTCCCCGTGGGCGTCTAAGAGCTTTTTCAGGGGCCACGCGGCGCGCAGCTCTGGTATGCTACCCGCAAATGCTGATGAAGGCCCTATATGTACTGTTAGCGCTCTCCATCGTGGCCATTGTGGCGGCGGTGGGCGCCATGTTCTGGCGACTGCGCTGGCATTTGCAACGGCCTCATATCACGCCGCCGAGTCCCGTCGTGGAAGTGGCGCCCGAGCAGGAACCTGTAGAAAAAACTTAGTTTGATTATCATCGGCTGAAAGCCTGCCCCAAGCCGGTGTGAAACCTTTACACGAGCAAGAGATTATTTCCTCTGACCGCAAGAACGCTCAGAGTGTTGTAGGATTTCAAGTATGTCATCTTCGTCTGTTTCTTCCGCAGTTCGCGAAATTACCGTCGCTCATAGCCCTGACTCTGACGACGCTTTTATGTTCTATGCGCTAGCCACGAACAAAGTCCGCGTGCCGGGCCTGAAGTTTTCTCACACGCTGACGGACATCGAGACCCTGAACCGCAAGGCCATGGAAGGTTTTTATGACGTGAGCGCCATCTCCTTCCACGCATATCCATACGTCCAGGATAAATACTCTCTGATGCCCTGCGGCGGAAGTGTGGGCGAACAATACGGGCCGATGGTGATTTCACCGCGCATGGTCGGACTGGAAGAACTTAAGACCATGAAGATCGCTGTCCCGGGTACCATGACGACGGCGTATCTTGCGTTGAAACTTTTTGCGCCGAAAATCGAAACCGCCGTGGTGCCGTTTGATCGGATCATTCCTGAAGTTATCGCCGGGAAGTACGAGGCAGGGCTGATCATCCATGAAGGGCAGTTGACGTATGAGCGCTCAGGGCTGAAGCGCATTCTGGATCTGGGTAAATGGTGGCATGAACAAACCGGATTGCCGCTGCCGCTGGGCGGGAATGCGATTCGTCGCGAGCTGGGGCCGGAGTTGATTGCGCAAGTGACCAAGGCATTGCGTGACAGCATTCAGTACGCGCTTGACCATCGCGAGCCAGCGCTGGCTTATGCCATGCAGTTTGCCCGCGATCTGGATCCGCAGATGGCAGACCGCTTTGTGGGCATGTATGTAAACAATCGGACGCTGGATTACGGCGAAGACGGAAAAGCGGCCGTGGTGAAACTTCTGGATATGGGATACAAAGCCGGAATCATCCCGCACAAGCCGCAAGTAGAGTTTGTGTAGGTTGCAACGTGGCAGCAAAAGAAAAGACGCAGGCTGAAGATCTGCGTCTTTTTTGCATTTGCAATTTCTTAGTATCTGCGTCCGCCGCCACCACCGCCGCCGCGATTGCCGCCTCTTCCTCCGCCGCCGCCACCGCGGCCAAAACCACCACCGCTACGGCCAAAGCCTCCTCCGCCACCGCGACTAAATCCGCCACCGCCGCCGCCCGTTTTTGGTCGTGCTTCATTCACATTCAACGCGCGCGATCCCAGTTGGTATCCGTTCATCGCGCTGATGGCTTTTTCGGCTTCTTCGTCATTTGCCATTTCCACGAACCCAAAGCCGCGTGGCTGTCCGGTATCGCGGTCTTTCAAAACTGTAACGTTTTCGACCTGCCCGTAAGCTGCAAAAGCCTGCCGAAGCTCATCTTCACTGACGTTAAAATCCAGATTGCCTACATAAATATTCTTCATGCGATCCTTCTTTACTGGAGTGCAGGCGCTAGCTAACGGGCGATCTCTTCCATTCTTTATTTAAACGATGACAATCAATCTTTCCTGCCATTCGCGCCTGTTGAACCCCATAAGCCTACGCCTGAGGGTGACAAGATGCAAATAATCGCGCCACGATTTTCTTTTGCCGGCATCAACAACTTTTCCCACTTTGGATTTTGCGATTCTTGCGCCTGGTAGGACTATAATTTCCCGCAGGAGGACTCGGCATGTGGCCTCTAAGTATTTTCTTATTTGTTGCGACTGCTGCTCCACAGCAGCAACCGCTCAACGCGTCCCAGGATTTTCGTACTCTCGCATTGCCCACCATGCAGCACTGGCAGCTTGATCGCACAATCGACCGCAAGCTGATCGATGAGAACCGGCGCAACACGTGTTACACCATGCGAAGCTATTTCTTCCGCCGGCAGGATGGTCTGGCGCCTGTGCCGGCAGGCATGACTACCTGCACACCCGCTAGCGTGCTGCAGCAAAGACAAGTCTCGCCTCGACCGACCGTGAAATTTGTTCCGCTCGGCGCAACGCCCGACGAACAGTAACGAGCATCAGTCACCGATACCAGCGGCTGGCCACCCGTCAAAGAGTCCGCCTACGAGTGCCCATCCGCGTTCTCCCTGGCGAGTTTTCACACTCCATTAACATTGGCCCTGTACGCTGAACGTGTATGGGCGGCCTCAACAGAACGCTTCCGCAGGTGGATCAGCCGATAGACGAAGAAACTGCCATCGCCGCAAACGACAAACAAAAGCTTTTTGTCGTTGAAGACGATGCTGACATTGCGCGCCTGGTGCGTCATCATCTTGAAGCTGCGGGATATCGCGTGCGCGTTTATGCCACCACGCACGCCGTACTGGCAGACGCCCTGAAGGAACGTCCTGCCTTGCTGCTGCTGGATATCATGGTTCCCGGCGGAGACGGAATCGCACTCTGCCGCCAGATACGCCAATCAGGAGAAACGCTGCGCGGCACGCCAATCGTCTTTATGACGGCACGGACCAGTGAAGCCGACCGCATACGGGGCTTGGAAATCGGCGCGGACGACTACATTACCAAGCCATTCAGCCCGCGTGAGCTGGTAGCCCGCGTAAAGGCGGTCTTGCGCCGCTGTGAGGCTCCTCCCGCCCCCACGGTGATCCGCACGGGCGACCTGGAAATCGATGCGCTCGCCATGGTGCTCACCGTGCGCGGCACGGTAATCCCCGCCACGGCAACGGAATTTCGACTCCTGCATTATCTTGCCCGCAACGCCGGCCGCGTCTTTTCCCGTGACCAGATTCTTGATGCCGTCTGGAAGGACACCGCGTTCGTGAGTCCGCGCTCCGTGGACGTGTATGTAAGAAAACTGCGGGCCAAGATTGAGGTGGATCCGGAAGAGCCCGTTTACCTGCGCACCGTGCGCGGCGCGG
The genomic region above belongs to Terriglobia bacterium and contains:
- the mqnC gene encoding dehypoxanthine futalosine cyclase — translated: MSLTKQQALDLFRSDDLIGLGMEADSLRRKLHPEGVATYIIDRNINYTNFCTEYCTFCAFYAPVKGPGRAKGYVLEMETIYDKIRETVELGGTGVLMQGGLHPDLKIEWYEEMLRGIKQRFPQIHLHCFSASEIIHFADVSGLSIEETIIRLRAAGLDSIPGGGAEILDDEVRYKIARLKCLTDDWLNVHRTAHKLGMRTTATMMFGVGETFEHRINHFQRVYELQEETGGFTAFIPWSFQPGNTALGGRHWEEATAVEYLKVLAIARLYLSNFKNVQSSWVTQGLKVCQLGLRFGGNDVGSVMLEENVVRSAGVTNCTTEEELRRMIRDAGFVPKRRDTLYRQLFLN
- a CDS encoding helix-turn-helix domain-containing protein, which produces MAKRKIFDELMEGVAAMQEQRAGKITLRSYKVKPARLPRVNGRTIRQTRERLNFSRPVFARKLHINERTLEKWEQGRAKPNPQAATLLLLVSRYPDTLERLERIAAG
- a CDS encoding type II toxin-antitoxin system RelE/ParE family toxin; the protein is MEFFEAPAFTRFLREYLSDEGYRGLQHLLALNPELGDVMAGTGGFRKLRWADPRRGKGRRGGLRVIYYYFSAEQQIWLMTVYGKDEADDLTPKEKKALHTAIAAELKQREEKRSRKIRR
- a CDS encoding glycosyltransferase family 2 protein; the encoded protein is MFLLVNSQRGIVHYFKSQFMDRTFKGLYSPNGFDLALLIPYFIVMVILAGYGMHRYALVYMYYRNRKNRTTEPAAKFAELPRVTIQLPIYNEQFVVDRLVEAICRLDYPKDKLDIQVLDDSTDETVKVAQAVVDRYAALGHPITYIHRTNREGFKAGALQNGLLTAKGELVAIFDADFVPPEDWLMRVVHHFTDPKIGMVQTRWTHLNRNYSFLTEVEAILLDGHFVLEHGGRSRSHVFFNFNGTAGMWRRQAIADAGGWEHDTLTEDTDLSYRSQLAGWKFKYLQDVECPAELPIEMTAFKTQQARWAKGLIQTGKKILPKVFKSKAPFRVKVEAFYHLSANLSYPLMIVLSTLLMPAMIIRSFGGWFQMLVIDLPLFMASTFSISSFYLVSQKELFPRRWPRTFLFLPFLMALGIGLTLTNTRAVIEALLGIKSSFKRTPKYAVQSKADKAQGQKYRRRLGIVPWLELLVGTYFILMCAYAFTSGNYWTIPFLLLFVLGYWYTGLMSLLQGRFERRSRASQEPHTKPFPVGV
- a CDS encoding ABC transporter substrate-binding protein → MSSSSVSSAVREITVAHSPDSDDAFMFYALATNKVRVPGLKFSHTLTDIETLNRKAMEGFYDVSAISFHAYPYVQDKYSLMPCGGSVGEQYGPMVISPRMVGLEELKTMKIAVPGTMTTAYLALKLFAPKIETAVVPFDRIIPEVIAGKYEAGLIIHEGQLTYERSGLKRILDLGKWWHEQTGLPLPLGGNAIRRELGPELIAQVTKALRDSIQYALDHREPALAYAMQFARDLDPQMADRFVGMYVNNRTLDYGEDGKAAVVKLLDMGYKAGIIPHKPQVEFV
- a CDS encoding RNA-binding protein yields the protein MKNIYVGNLDFNVSEDELRQAFAAYGQVENVTVLKDRDTGQPRGFGFVEMANDEEAEKAISAMNGYQLGSRALNVNEARPKTGGGGGGFSRGGGGGFGRSGGGFGRGGGGGGRGGNRGGGGGGGRRY
- a CDS encoding response regulator transcription factor, coding for MGGLNRTLPQVDQPIDEETAIAANDKQKLFVVEDDADIARLVRHHLEAAGYRVRVYATTHAVLADALKERPALLLLDIMVPGGDGIALCRQIRQSGETLRGTPIVFMTARTSEADRIRGLEIGADDYITKPFSPRELVARVKAVLRRCEAPPAPTVIRTGDLEIDALAMVLTVRGTVIPATATEFRLLHYLARNAGRVFSRDQILDAVWKDTAFVSPRSVDVYVRKLRAKIEVDPEEPVYLRTVRGAGYRFGSPKK